One genomic segment of Hordeum vulgare subsp. vulgare chromosome 2H, MorexV3_pseudomolecules_assembly, whole genome shotgun sequence includes these proteins:
- the LOC123429208 gene encoding cell number regulator 2-like — METGTTPWSTGLFDCAEDHGVCLLGWCCPCIVVGRVAEILDKGATSSGSAACLYVVIGVLTAWECQWIYSCVNRTKMRAQYGLQENPCPDCCVHFWLESCAICQEYRELRNRGFVMDIGWEANLELQKQQGRVEGSTVPPAMQHMI, encoded by the coding sequence ATGGAGACCGGAACCACCCCCTGGTCCACGGGCCTGTTCGACTGCGCCGAGGACCACGGAGTATGCTTGCTGGGGTGGTGCTGCCCGTGCATCGTGGTGGGTCGGGTGGCGGAGATCCTGGACAAGGGGGCGACGTCGAGTGGCTCTGCCGCATGCCTGTATGTGGTAATTGGGGTGCTGACGGCGTGGGAGTGCCAGTGGATCTACTCCTGCGTCAACCGCACCAAGATGCGCGCCCAGTACGGGCTCCAGGAGAATCCCTGCCCAGACTGCTGCGTCCACTTCTGGCTCGAGTCCTGCGCCATCTGCCAGGAGTACCGCGAGCTCCGCAACCGGGGCTTCGTCATGGACATCGGGTGGGAGGCCAACTTGGAGCTCCAGAAGCAGCAGGGCCGCGTCGAAGGCTCCACCGTGCCGCCCGCCATGCAGCACATGATATAA